Below is a window of Candidatus Thermoplasmatota archaeon DNA.
ACTTCTTGAAAGTGGATTTCTTCGCGTCGCAGATCGGGCAGAGGTCCGGCGCTTCCCCCTCGCCCGTGTATCCGCACACTGGACAGACCCATATCTCGCCGAACGACGCGTCCTTGCCTGACTCCACTGCGCCCTTCGCCTTCGCGTACATCTGCGCGTGGACCTTTTCCGTCTCGAGCGCCCAGTGCGTGCTCCTGATCGCACCCTTCTCGTCCTGCTTCTCGGCGACCACTTTGAAGGCCGGGTACATCTCATCGACCTCGTAGTTCTCGCCGTCCATGGCGTGCTGCAGATTGTCCTTGGTGCTCTGGATCATGCTGAGCGCTCGCCAGTGGTTCGTCGCGTGGACCTTCTCGGCCTGTGATATGGCCCTGAACAGCCTCGCGACCTGTGGCTTGCCCTCCTGGTCGGCCTTGTCCGCCCAGATGTTGTACTTCATGTATGCCATGCTCTCTCCGGCATAAGCCTCGTTCAGATTCCTCTCAGTCATCTTGTGCATGAGTCTCATTCTCCCCTTATCAGAAAGATGGTCCTTCTCAGCGCGACGGTCCAATAAAGAGTTTTTGCCGATGTGGCCCCCAACGCCTGGGCATCCTTTCATAATGTTCGATTCCTTTCGCCCATCCGACATGGATCCCTTGATTCACCTGGTGCTTCCGCTGCTCTTCCTGCTCGCGCTCAGGATCGATACGAAGAAGGTCCTCCTGTTCGCCCCTCTGACGATCCTTCCCGACTTCGATGCTGCGTTCCAGCTCCACAGGGCGGTGTTCCACAGTTTCATACCTGTGCTCGTGATCCCCGTTGGGCTGATCCTGTACTCGAGGTTCAAGCGGCCAGAGTGGATGCTGAGCGCCCTGCTGGTCCAGTTCTACCTGGCATCCCACATCGTCCTGGATATGGGCGGGGTAGCCTTTGCGTGGCCGTTCACGACTGAGATGCTGTACTTCGACCCCGAGCTCACGTTCAACACGCAAGGAGGAATCAACTTCGTGTTCCACTTGAAGTACGGACTGAAGCCGTATGTCGAGATGGGCATGACGGATTTCCTGTCTAAGAGCGGGTTCGCCCTGCTGTTCCTTGGGCTGCTTGTTATAGCCGTCTTCAGGAAGGAAACGAAGCGCGCAATGATGCACTTTTTTGAGATAATGAGAGGCTTCTGTGCTCAATTGAGGATGTAGGTCAGTACGAGGTCTTGGGTCACGGTTCGGGGTTTGAGCAGGAAAAAGCTATTACCCCCGTCGCAGAATAGCATTCAGAGACATTGGGGAGGCAAAGAGATGTTTGTAATTGCAAAGGCAGTCCTGCTTGCTTTGGCCGTGATGGGCGTAGCCGCGACAGGTGCCGTAGCGGGCGTGGTTCATGTGCCCCAGCAGAAAGCGATAGATATACACAAGGAGCACCTTGGCCAGAACTCGACCATGCCAGCACAGAGCACGCACGGGCAGCAGACCGCGCTCGATCACCTCATGCATAACTATGAGAGATGGATGGCGAAGCCGCACAATGAGACCGTGGACGACAACGAGCTCAGCGAAACTGACTCGGATTGAATATTCAACCATCTGTGTGGTTCAAACCACTTTTTCTTGACTTATTAATAGGTTTGCGGTCCAATGGACATTCTAGGAATTCGCAGGATTCTGGCTATCGGACCTCACACCGAGCCAGCAGCATTCTCAATTTCGATATCGTCGTCTCTCCGATTTATATAGCCCAGAGGGGCCTAGTTTCTACTCACTCACCGACGAGGGTGGCACGGCCTTCATGAGTATCACAGTATCAAAAGACCGCTCCATTGCGAGAAGGAGCATCCGTAGCAGACGACCCACTGCAGGGGTTCTAGTATTCCTGATGCTATTGTCATCGCTCCCAATAATTGCACCGTCGACCTCATCCGACCCGGACATACGGGATAACGGGGACATGACCAGAAGCGTCCTCTGGAATTTCACCAGCGCTGGGGACTACGCGCTCTACGACTCGTCCGTCTCGGGCGGACTGGGCCGGCTCGTGGCTGTTAACGAGACCACTGGTGAGAACTCGACGGCCCAGTACCTTCTTGGCACTGGGACGAACCTCGAGCTTCAGGCCGTTCCGGATTCGATGATGATAGACAACGCCTCGTTGCCAGTGCAGACGATCACGCTTCAGCCAGGTCCTGAGGGAATCGATAATTACCTCGATGAGTGGTTCCCATACTGGACGCCTCCGGAAGGAGGAGATCTGGTACTCAACTCCCAATATGATCCCAACCCCGCCTCCAGCAAGCGGTGCAGTATCGTCATGCAGTTCAACCTGTCAGACGTCTCAGCTGATGCAGTCGTGAAGAAGGCCACGCTACACCTGTATGAGAAGCCGAGTAGAGCGCAAGTCGTAGACTACACAATCCACGCGATTACCTCGAGCTGGGCCGAGGACGGAGTCTCTTGGAGAACCCGGACCTCGCTCTCCAGCTGGGGTAGTGTTGGCGGAGACTTCTCCGCCGAGCCGTTCTCGTGGGGAACAATAGACGGCGCGTCCGGATGGCACACGTTTGACCTGACGAGGCTCGTGGACCATTGGCTTAGGAATACAACCCCGAGTACTACCCCGAACATAGGATTCATCATAGTCCCAAAGCCAGCGCTAGGAGATGCCCAGAAGACCTTCGTCGACTGCGAGATCACGAACAGGCCTGAGCAGAGGCCGAAGCTCGATATCAACTACACGCTCGGCGAGGCGGTGGGAGCGTACGAATCGATCGCGCTTGGACCAGGGACCAACTCGACCTTCACAATCGCAACCTGGAACAACGGGACTTCCTCGAAGGCGTCGGACGAATTCTCCAGGAGTAGCCTCTCTTCGAAGTGGGAGTGGACGCTCGATCCTACGCTCTCGGGCGGTTCGGTCAACTTCGACCGCGCTGGATGGTTGAATGTTACTGGGTCCCAGTCTACATATCGCCCCAACGCGACGACGGGATGCAACTTCCTGCACCAGAACATCACAGGGAACTTCACGGCTGAGACCACACTCCAGGCCAACTTCTCGTCCGACAGCATGGGCGCTGGCCTAATGATGATGAATGATGCCATCACCTGGCTCTCGATATACATGACAGGCGTCCAAGGGAGTGAGCGGATTGTCGCCGAGGTATCGAAGGGAGGAACGAACACCTCCCTCGGCTCGACATCCTGGTCGGACACGACGGCGATCCTGCGGATAGAGAGGAACGGGACGACCTATCAGCTCTTGGCAAGCACGGATGGTGCGACCTGGGTCACTGTTGGTAACTACGCTCCTCAGTACGACTTCGGGCTCAGCGTTTCACTTGGACCTTTAGTGTTCTCGGGTGGTTCCACATCACAGCCGGTCGTCGAGTTCGACTACGTGAGAATCCTACCGGCGGGACAGACGACGATCCTCGAGGTCAGCACCCGGACGGGCAACTCGACCTTGCTGACGGATCCTTCGTGGCCCGTGTGGAGCGCTCCGCTCGGTCCCAACACCGGAGCGTTCATCGGTAGTGCAGGCAGATACATCCAATACCGGGTTACACTGAGAACTACCTGTGATTGGCTGTCTCCTACGTTCTCATACTTCGAGTGTCATTACGAGAGGTTCGCAACCAACGGGACCATAACCACCAGTGGGGTGGCACCGCCTTCGTTCCAGATATGGGAGTCGATGATGGTCACACAGACCCTCTCGGCTGGCGACATTGAGTACCTCTACTCGACAGACCATGGCGGCAGCTGGACTAGTCTCGGTTCCGGGAACTCGTTCGCTCTTTCCATACCAGTACAGACCCTCATGATAAGGGCCGAGCTGAGCACGAGAGACACTTCGGTCACCCCATCCATCGACACAATAGAGGTGGTGTACAGGATATCGCACGCGGGGTTCTACGTGAACGCGCCAGCGACGGTCGTGGCAGGCCAGCTCTTCTCAGTGTACATCGAGCCGAAGGATACGAGCAACAACACTGCGACATGGACGGGTCCAGTGACTCTTCACGCGGTCGATTCCTCAGGAGCCGGAGGCGCATCATCGGAACTGGCAGTCACGCAAGCATCGGTCCCGATGGGTGGTCAGCTGACGGTTGCCACCGAGAGATATGACGTCGCGGAGACCATCAGGGTGCTCGTTTCTGGAGGCGACGCATCTGGGATCAGCCAAAGCATCACCGTCGTCCCCGGACCTGCCAATTTGATCATGATGGAGCCCAACGTCACAACACTGGTCGAGAACTCCAGCAAAGTGTTCACAGCGACGGTCTTTGACGCGCTCGGGAACAACATAACGGGCACCTCTTTCACATGGCATGCAGACGCAGGGCTCGGATCGCTCAATGCGACGACCGGAAGCACGGTGAACCTGACAACCGTGGAGACCGAGTCCTCAGGATACCTCTCTGTAAGTGCAGCGGGTTTGACAGCGTCGATGTTCATCTTCGTCTCACCTTTGAAGCAATCTCCACAAATCGATCCCGACATTCCCGTCCAGATCAAACCAGAGGATTTCGGTTCGTGGACCATTGACCTCAGCCCTTACATCTCGGACAATGAGGATAACCTCACGCAGCTCAGGTGGTACACACTCAACGAGACCGTCGTGAAAGTGACGGGTGAGAACCGTACGGGAGACCTGTTCATGACGTTCACGACAGTCCAGGACATGTTCGGAATCAACCTGCTCGAGCTTTGGGTGGTCGACTCGGACCGGATGAGTTCCAAGGCGACGATCAGGGTTGAAATCACCCCGGTCAACGACCCTCCGAAGATTGATCCGATCGATCCAATCGTTGTGCGATACGATGATCCATATCAGTACAATCTCGCGTATTATGTGAGGGATGTCGATGCATCCCCTGAAGAACTCACTCTATGGGTGGACACTCAAAGCGCGGAATTCGTCCATGTCACAAGCCTGTGGCTGACATTCCTATATCCCGAGCGGCTCAACGGCACGCAGCAGACTGTCTTCCTGTCGGTGTCGGATGGAGAGTACGTTGCCTCGACTGTCATCCGGGTGTATGTTTCCGACGACCAGGTGCCAAGGACTTTTGGACCACTCCCGGACCAAGTCATGTATCAAGGCGATGTCAAACGAGGAGCATTCGACCTGGACGACTACTTCAGCGATCCTGACGGTTCCAACCTCTACTACACGAATGGTAACACGCATGTCGGGGTGACAATCCAGCTCAACCACACGGTTGATTTCTACGCCCCTAACAACTGGGCCGGGCAGGAATACATCGTATTCACGGCAAAAGACGACAAAGGAGCGAGGGTCGAAAGCGCTCTAAACATGAAGGTCCTTGCAGTGAACCAGCCCCCGACCATATCGAATGTTCCAGACCTCGTCGTCAGATATGGACTGCGGTACGACTTCGACCTCAGCCCCTACATCGGGGACCTGGACGATGATATCGAGGCGCTCATCGTGACGGCCGGAGACCCGCACGCATGGACCATTGGCACGTTGCTCTCGATGTTGTATCCTAGTGCCATGACTGGCTTGAAGGTGCCCGTGAACATCACGGTTAGTGACGGCCTCCTTTCTGACTGGTGGACGATAAACGTGACTATATCCAGCGATTACCCCCCAGAGCTGGTAATGGCTGCGCCTGACCACTCGTTCCTTGAGGACAATCCCATAGACTATCCAGTACTTGGACACCTTGACGATTTCTTCATGGATGTGGATGGCGATTCGCTGACATACGGCGCGTTTGTTTCTGTAAAGAACATCACAGCCACGGTCGTGGCCACTGACGGAAACTGGTCAATTCACTTCAGCCAAGAGGAGAACTGGAACGGCTTGGCAAATCTGACATTCAGGGCAACAGACGGACAGGGCGCGCTCGCGGAGACCACCGTGGTCCTCAAGGTTTTGAGCGTGCCAGACCAGCCTGTGCTCAGCTTGCCCGACTCCTTCACGGCGATTCAAGGTTCTCGTTCACTGCTTGAGTTGAGTAAGAACGTCACGGATCCGGACTCAGTCCTGGCAGACTTCAGGTGGGTGCTGGATTCTGAATATCCTGAGTTCATGAGCATCCATGGAGGAATCATTGTTCTCGATTTCCCCGAGGATTTCCTGATGGATGGGGAGAGATCCAGGACGATCACTGTGACTGTCTCGGTGACCGACCAAGACAATCTCATAAGCACAGACAACATGACAATCATAGTAACGAGGCGTGTCGTCGCCACAAACCAGAACCCCATGCTCTGGTTGGGTCTTCTTGGCTCCGCGGGAACCGCGGCCGTCGTATCAGCCTATGCGATTACCCGGCGCAGGAAGCCTTTCGTGGTCCAGGACATGATGCTGATACATGACGACGGGTTCCTGATCGGAAGGCACGCGAGCCCGCACGCTGGCGAGGTGGACGAGGACATACTGAGCGGGATGCTCACGGCCGTCCTGAACTTCGTGGAGGATTCGATGTCCACCACGATGAACGAACTCAAGACCTTCGGGTTCAAGGAGTACCAGGTGCTCGTCAGCAGGGGCCAGAAGACCTTCGTGGCAGTGGTCTACGAGGGGGACGTCCCAGACAGCATCGAGAAGCCCCTCACCGAGTTCATCGAGACCGTCGAGCGCGTCTACAAGAAGAAGCTCGTCAACTGGTCTGGAGACATAGAGACGGACTTCGCCGGGGTCGAAGTGCTCATCCAGGCGTTCGTGAAGGAGCACTCGAAAAAGGGAAAGGCGAAGACGAGCGGCATCTGGAAGGCCACGTAAACGAAGCCAGGGAAGATATCAGGCCGATGAGAAGAAATCGGGCATTCCTCACGTGAGACGACAGAAGCGGTTCGGGCCGTACGCCCCTTTTCAGGAATTGCATGAGGAGTCTTTTGTTCTCCTTGCCAAAGCACCCTCAAGGTGAGAACCTCACAACTAATTCGCAGCAATACCAGCAATCTCGAAATTGCTCAACCTCACATTCGCCGCGACCAGAGCAGCGTCCACGGGCATTGCTGCAGGCGTCGTGCACATGCCAATGCAGAGATGACTATTGAAGTCGCACAAAGACACCAACGATCCTGACAATAACAAGACCGGGTTGGATATCGACTGACGGATTCAACCAGACGCTTGGTTCAGACTCCCCTTATCGGCCATATTTATACTTTTTCCATATTCGTCGTGTTCTGGCAATCCATAGGGCATCTGGACGTTTCCTGAAGTCCCAAGCCAGCAGTATTCTCAAAACCGAGAACGGAGCCTCGATGGTATATATACTGTCCGGGTCAGTAGTTCAATCCTGCGAATCGATACGGGTAGGTCACGCTGAATGTCCGGAGATTCACCGAATGCGTCAGTACGAGCTAGCATCGGAAGCAGACGATCAAGAGTCCTGCTTGCATCCGCTGTTTGCGCGCTCTTCCTTCTGTCACCTTTCCTGTCCATAGTCCCAGGTGTCTCCTCTGAGCCGACGAAGATCAAGAACGCGGACGGCTCGAGGAGCCTCGTGTGGGATTTCAATGACCCCGCGAATTACACGACAACCAATGCGGTCGTTGGGGAGGGGTTCGGGGCGTTGCAGTATGGGAACGAGACACTCGTTGAGAACTCCGCCGCTGGTTACAGCCAAGGAGTGACGCAACAGGGCCTCGACATAGCATCCATTCCTGGGTCGATCATCCTCAACGATTCATCGAAGCAGGTCTACAATCTAACGCTCCAGCCCGGACCTGAGGGCGAGGACAACTACATGGACGAGGACCACAAGAACACGAACTACGGGGATTCGAATACGCTGTTCCTAGACAGCGAAAACGGGAAGGAGTTGAGGGCCTTGCTACGTTTCGATCTTACACCGGTGCCCGCAGGAGCGGTCGTGCACGACGCCGTGCTCTGGCTTTACCTCAAGAGCGGCGGAAGGGCAGAGACATTCGCTTACAACGTGTATTCGGTCACGAAGCCTTGGGTGGAGATGGAATCCAACTGGAACTTCTACTCGACCGGCAACACGTGGGTGACCCCCGGTGGTGACTACGACCCGCTCTCCTTCTATCGTCGCACGCTCGAGAACATCGTCGGCTGGCACCCGATGGATATGTCGAGGCTGGTCGACCTCTGGACTCGGGGCCTTGTGACGAACAACGGCATCATCATCGTTCCTGATTCCGTGGCTGGAAACGCATTCAAGCCCTTTGTGTCATCTGATGATAGCAATGCGGCGCAGCGGCCGAAGCTGATCATCAACTACACAATGCCCGTATCGGGCGGGCTGTACGAGTCGAGCGCCCTCGGTCCAGGGACTAACGAACTATTCACTTTGATGAGCTGGACGAACTCAACCCTCTCTAGGGCGTCGGATGAGTTCAATGGCTCGACGCTCAACACGAAATGGAGCTGGCTCAACGACCCGTCAGCCGGGTCCGGCGCCTGGGACATCGGCCAGACTGCGCCTGGCTGGCTGCACATGACAGGCGAAGGGCTTCACGACCTCAAGGACCTGGGAGCGAACTTCCTCTATCAGAATATCACAGGCTCTTTCAACGCATCAACAAGGATCACTACGAATTTCTCTGCCGCCGCGATGGGCGCGGGAATCCTACTAGCTGATGACAACCGGAGCTGGATAGCGCTCTCTCTCTCGGGCACCGGGAGCAACGCCAAGATCGTAGGCGAGGTGAGTGAGGGCGGAGCCCGCAGCAACCTAGGGACTGTCGCGTGGTCCAACCAGGTCTCCGCGTATCTGGGCATGGAGTGCAATGGCGGTTCAATCAAGATGTTCTACAGCGCGGACGGGGTCTCATGGACACTTGCATTCAGTTACACTCCGCGAGTGCCATTTATGAACAGGCTGATGCTTGGGGCCGTGATCTTCTCAGGCACTGCATCGGTAAGCCCTGTTGCGGAATGGGATTACTTCAGGATCGACCCAATCGGGAACCCCACATCTCTCGAGATGAAGGCAAGAGTCGGCAACTCGACCACGCCCGGAGACGCCTCATGGGAGACCTGGGGGGGCACACTGTCACCGAACACAGGAGTCGTAATCGGCAAGACCGCAAGGTACCTCCAGTACAGGCTGGTGCTCACCAGCTGGCAGGATTGGGTCACGCCGGCTTTCTTAGGGATGACGGTCAACTATGAAAGGTACGCCCCCTTCGGGACCATATTCACGCAGGACCAGACGATATTCAATCTCAGGGAATGGATCACTATCACCACTGACGAGAATGAGATGGGGGGCTCCGTCCAGTACGCCTACTCGACCGATCACGGCGCTTATTGGTCACCTCTGGGCGGCGGGGGATCGTATGATATCTCGTTCCTCTCGAACAAGTCGATAATGATCCGAATCGACATCTCCACGCCGGACACGCGGATCACGCCGCTCATCAACCTCGTGAACATATCGTACTCCGTCACGCCGAGCTCGTTCTACATAGAGCCTGCGGTCACGGTCGTGATTGCGGGGCAGCCGTTCCAGTTCAGAATCTACGCTAGGGACGAGACCAACTCCACGATAATCAACTGGGCGGGCTCCATCCAGCTCCACGCATTGGACGCGACCGGAACAATGGATGCGAGCTCTGAGCTATCGGACACCACCGCACACATCAGCGTGAACGGGTTTGTGACCAAGCTTGGGGAGACATACGATGTCGTCGAAACCATCAGGATAATGGCCAGCGCGGAGGGTGCGTCCGGGATCAGCCCGCCGATAACAATCATTCCTGCATCCGTTTCTTACATAATCATCCAGCCAACGATCACCCAGCTGATGGAATTCGAGTCCCAGAACTACACGGCAACGGTATACGATGGATTGGGGAACGAAATCACGGACGCCCCCGTCGGCTGGGCAGCAGACCCGGCGATAGGCACTCTGAATGCCACCAGCGGACCAGCCGTGCAGCTGCTCACTGGCGCCGGCGGACAGGAGGGGTATCTGACGGCATCCGTAGGGAGCATTACCAGCGATCTCTTCATCAATGTCCTCTCGCCAATCTTCGCACCCGTGTTCTCAGGTCCCATCCCTGACCAGGTGAAGCCGGAGGACTACGGTTCGTGGACGCTCAATATCACATCCTACGTATCGGACACTGAAGACAGTCACTCCGAGCTGAGATGGTATGTGACGAACGAGAGGGTAATCACGGTCGCGGGCGAGAACAAAACCGGCGATTTGGTAATCGAGTTCAGCACCAAGAAAGACATGAACGGAGTGAACATCCTCAATCTAGTTGTCGTGGACTCGGACGGGCTGACGGCAACGACCACAATCAAAGTGGACATCCAGGCGGTCAACGACCCGCCGCTGATAGACCACATCTCGCCCCTCGTGGTTACCTGGGGAGTCGACTACACCTACGATTTCAAGTACTACATCCACGACGCTGACAACACCTACGAGCAACTCTCCCTGAGAACGGACGTCGCGAGTGATCCCTACACGACGGTCACATGGCTCAAGATCACCTTCACCTATCCACAGAGTCTCAACGGCACAGACCAGTACGTGGTCGTCACGGTGAGCGACGGCGAGCTCGAGAGCTCAACGGTCGTAAGGATAACCGTCTCGAACGACATGACCCCCGTATCGACCCGGTTGCCCGACCTTATCATGAACCAAGGCGAGTACAAGCTAGGTTACTTCAACCTGAGCAACTACTTCTCGGATCCGGACGATACTGTCCTCTACTACGCCTCAGGAGCCTCCAAAGTCAAGGTCAACATCAACCTAGACCACACCGTGGACTTCACAGCGCCCATCGACTGGTCCGGCACTGAGTACATCGTATTCATAGCTCAAGACCCCGAAGGGGCAAGGTCCGAGGAGGCGATGTCCGTGACCATCCTGCATGTGAACCAGCCGCCGTCAATAGGCGACGTTCCCAACCTCAGGGTCCAGTACGACCACAGGTACGATTTCGACCTCACACCCTACATCTATGACCCAGACATTGCGACCGAAACGTTGTCGATAAGTACGGACGACACACACATCGCAGTCATAGGGATGACGATATCACTGCTGTATCCTCAATCGATGAACGGGTCGGTCATAGACGTGATAATCACGGTCAGCGACGGCGAGCTGACTGCGTCGCGGTCAATCCAGATCACCATCGGAGACGACCCCCCACCGATCGCGAGAGATCCGCCTGACCATTCGTTCCAGGAAGACGCGCTACCACCGGAGACGCGGTATCCTGCGGGGTCGGTCCTCGAGGACTACTTCAACGACGTGGAGGACTCCGACCCGCTGACATTCTTCGCATTCACATCTTCGCCCAACGTCACCGCCGAAATCGTATATGTCGGTGCGGGAAGCAGCACCGTCCAGTTCGTGACCGACGAGAACTACAACGGCATCTGCTCCGTGACCGTACGTGCGACTGACCTCGAGGGCTCGATCGTCGAGGAGACCATCACACTTGAGGTCATCCCCGTGAACGACGCACCATCCCTGAGCCCGCCCGCCAACCAGAACATGACAGAGGGAGCCCAGGTCGCGATGGACTTGGCGCTGTTCGTAGAAGATCCGGACGTCGAGGACACAGAATTCGAGTTCCTGGCACACTGCGACTACGACCAGTACATCGAAGTCCACGGGAGTGTGCTCGTGTTGAACTTCCCCAAGGGGTTCGTACCCGATGGCGTTGACTCCAAGACTGTCAATGTCGAGATCAGGGTGCGAGACAAAGGGGGGCTCATGGATACAAAGATCATGACTGTCACTGTCTTGAAGGCCCCTGCGATCGCGGCGAAGGACAATCCATGGCTCTATCTAGGATTGCTCATGACCGGAGGCGCCGCCCTCGGCCTGCTCGCAGTGGCTGTGAACCGCAGGAAGAAGCCGTTCATCGTCCAGGACATGATGCTGATACACGATGACGGGTTCCTGATCGGAAGGCATGCGAACCCACACGCCGGCGAGATAGACCAGGACATACTGAGCGGAATGCTCACGGCTGTCCTGAACTTCGTGGAGGATTCGATGTCCGCCACGACGAACGAGCTCAAGACCTTCGGATTCAAGGAGTACCAGGTGCTCGTCAGCCGAGGCCAGAAGACCTTCGTGGCATTGGTCTACGAGGGAGACATCCCAGACGGAATCGAGAAGCCGCTGGGCGAGTTCATAGGGACGGTCGAGCGCATCTACAAGAAGAAGCTGGCCAATTGGACCGGGGACATAGAGACGGACTTCGCAGGGGTCGAAGTGCTCATCCAGGCGTTCGTGAAGGATCACTCGAAGAAGGGGAAGGCGAAGATGAGCGGCATCTGGAGAACCATGCAGACAAAAGCCAAGGGAACGGTCAAGCCATAGAAGGCCACGGTCAACACGATCACAAGAACTAGTGCGGACGGCGAGCGCGAGGTGCCGAAGACCGACGGACCGAACCCGAAGTGAGCGTCTCTTCCTCGAGCGCGGATTCAAGGATATCTAGTCCCGTGTTGAGAAGCGTCTTATTGATCGTGAGCGGAGGATGCAGTCTCACGACATTTCTGAGCTTGCCCCCGGAAGTCAAGTAGAGCCCTTTCCTGAAGCAGTTCATCTGGATGTTCCTTGCCAGCTCGGGCGCCGGCTCCTTCCCCTTCTTCGTCTTGACGAGTTCGATTGCCATCATCGCCCCTAGGCCCCGGGCGTCTCCGACCACCTCGAACCGCTTCTTCCATTCGTCCATGCGCCTCTTGATGACGCTGTGGAGCAACTTCACGTTGGGGAGCGCCTTCCTGGTGAGCTTGATGGCTTCGAGCGCGCCAGCGCAAGCGATCGGAGAGCCTCCATATGTCCCGCCGAGGCTCCCGTGGCTAGGGGCGTCCATGATCTCGGCCCGGCCCGTCACGGCTCCGATCGGAAGGCCCATCGAGAGCGATTTGCCCGTGACGATTAAGTCCGGCTCGACCTTCCAGTGCTCGATGCCGAAGAACTTGCCCGTCCTGCCGAAGCCCGCCTGGATCTCGTCGTCGACGAACAGTATCTGGTTGTCGTCGCAGATCTCCTTG
It encodes the following:
- a CDS encoding DNRLRE domain-containing protein; this translates as MSGDSPNASVRASIGSRRSRVLLASAVCALFLLSPFLSIVPGVSSEPTKIKNADGSRSLVWDFNDPANYTTTNAVVGEGFGALQYGNETLVENSAAGYSQGVTQQGLDIASIPGSIILNDSSKQVYNLTLQPGPEGEDNYMDEDHKNTNYGDSNTLFLDSENGKELRALLRFDLTPVPAGAVVHDAVLWLYLKSGGRAETFAYNVYSVTKPWVEMESNWNFYSTGNTWVTPGGDYDPLSFYRRTLENIVGWHPMDMSRLVDLWTRGLVTNNGIIIVPDSVAGNAFKPFVSSDDSNAAQRPKLIINYTMPVSGGLYESSALGPGTNELFTLMSWTNSTLSRASDEFNGSTLNTKWSWLNDPSAGSGAWDIGQTAPGWLHMTGEGLHDLKDLGANFLYQNITGSFNASTRITTNFSAAAMGAGILLADDNRSWIALSLSGTGSNAKIVGEVSEGGARSNLGTVAWSNQVSAYLGMECNGGSIKMFYSADGVSWTLAFSYTPRVPFMNRLMLGAVIFSGTASVSPVAEWDYFRIDPIGNPTSLEMKARVGNSTTPGDASWETWGGTLSPNTGVVIGKTARYLQYRLVLTSWQDWVTPAFLGMTVNYERYAPFGTIFTQDQTIFNLREWITITTDENEMGGSVQYAYSTDHGAYWSPLGGGGSYDISFLSNKSIMIRIDISTPDTRITPLINLVNISYSVTPSSFYIEPAVTVVIAGQPFQFRIYARDETNSTIINWAGSIQLHALDATGTMDASSELSDTTAHISVNGFVTKLGETYDVVETIRIMASAEGASGISPPITIIPASVSYIIIQPTITQLMEFESQNYTATVYDGLGNEITDAPVGWAADPAIGTLNATSGPAVQLLTGAGGQEGYLTASVGSITSDLFINVLSPIFAPVFSGPIPDQVKPEDYGSWTLNITSYVSDTEDSHSELRWYVTNERVITVAGENKTGDLVIEFSTKKDMNGVNILNLVVVDSDGLTATTTIKVDIQAVNDPPLIDHISPLVVTWGVDYTYDFKYYIHDADNTYEQLSLRTDVASDPYTTVTWLKITFTYPQSLNGTDQYVVVTVSDGELESSTVVRITVSNDMTPVSTRLPDLIMNQGEYKLGYFNLSNYFSDPDDTVLYYASGASKVKVNINLDHTVDFTAPIDWSGTEYIVFIAQDPEGARSEEAMSVTILHVNQPPSIGDVPNLRVQYDHRYDFDLTPYIYDPDIATETLSISTDDTHIAVIGMTISLLYPQSMNGSVIDVIITVSDGELTASRSIQITIGDDPPPIARDPPDHSFQEDALPPETRYPAGSVLEDYFNDVEDSDPLTFFAFTSSPNVTAEIVYVGAGSSTVQFVTDENYNGICSVTVRATDLEGSIVEETITLEVIPVNDAPSLSPPANQNMTEGAQVAMDLALFVEDPDVEDTEFEFLAHCDYDQYIEVHGSVLVLNFPKGFVPDGVDSKTVNVEIRVRDKGGLMDTKIMTVTVLKAPAIAAKDNPWLYLGLLMTGGAALGLLAVAVNRRKKPFIVQDMMLIHDDGFLIGRHANPHAGEIDQDILSGMLTAVLNFVEDSMSATTNELKTFGFKEYQVLVSRGQKTFVALVYEGDIPDGIEKPLGEFIGTVERIYKKKLANWTGDIETDFAGVEVLIQAFVKDHSKKGKAKMSGIWRTMQTKAKGTVKP